A genome region from Manihot esculenta cultivar AM560-2 chromosome 5, M.esculenta_v8, whole genome shotgun sequence includes the following:
- the LOC110607827 gene encoding cytochrome P450 83B1 has translation MELLIFLPLLPIFLLFLLKIHIRKPRLPPGPKGLPLAGNLFQLDNSNIQKHLWQLSKQYGPLMSLRLGFKQTLIVSSAKMAKEVLKTQDLEFCSRPSLLGLQRLSYNGLDLAFAPYDAYWREMRKICVVYLFNSNRVQGFRPIREDEVSRMLENILKVADASKPVNLTEAMMALTSAAICRVAFGKRFEEGGNEAKRFHELLNETQAMFVGFFFSDYFPYIGRIVDKFSGLLSRLEKNFHDFDAFYQELIDEHLDPKRHKPQHEDILDVLLQLWRDRSFKVQLTFEHIKAILMNVFVAGTDTSAAAVIWAMSFLMKNPKTMKKVQDEIRSLIGKRGFVDEDDIQQLPYLKAVVKEMMRLQPTVPLLVPRETVHKCTLGEYEIAEKTLVYVNAWAIGRDPEAWEKPLEFRPERFLDTCIDMKGQDYELIPFGAGRRICPGIFMGIANVELSLANLLYKFDWEMPDGMKREDIDTDNVLPGIAVHKREHLCLMAKKYI, from the exons ATGGAGTTGCTTATTTTCCTTCCCCTCCTCCCTATCTTCCTCTTGTTTCTTCTCAAGATACACATAAGAAAACCTCGTCTCCCTCCTGGTCCCAAGGGTCTTCCCTTGGCAGGAAACCTTTTCCAGCTTGACAACTCCAACATTCAAAAACATTTATGGCAGCTTTCCAAACAGTATGGACCTCTCATGTCCTTAAGACTAGGTTTCAAGCAAACTCTAATAGTCTCTTCAGCCAAAATGGCTAAAGAGGTTTTGAAAACCCAAGATCTTGAATTCTGTAGCAGGCCTTCCTTGCTTGGTCTGCAGAGATTATCCTACAATGGTTTAGATTTGGCTTTTGCACCCTATGATGCTTATTGGAGAGAGATGAGAAAAATCTGTGTCGTCTATCTCTTCAACTCAAATCGAGTCCAGGGGTTTCGTCCCATTAGAGAAGATGAAGTTTCTCGTATGCTTGAAAATATATTGAAAGTAGCTGATGCTTCTAAACCTGTCAACTTGACTGAAGCAATGATGGCTCTTACGAGTGCTGCAATATGCAGAGTTGCTTTTGGAAAGAGATTTGAGGAAGGAGGAAATGAAGCCAAGAGGTTTCATGAGTTGCTTAATGAAACTCAGGCCATGTTTGTGGGATTCTTCTTTTCAGATTATTTTCCTTACATCGGTCGCATTGTTGATAAATTCTCTGGACTTCTCTCCAGACTCGAAAAGAATTTCCATGATTTTGATGCTTTCTACCAAGAACTCATCGATGAACACCTCGATCCAAAGAGGCATAAGCCACAGCATGAGGACATTCTTGATGTTTTACTTCAGCTTTGGAGGGATCGTTCATTTAAAGTTCAACTAACTTTTGAGCACATCAAAGCAATTCTCATG AACGTATTTGTTGCAGGAACAGACACAAGTGCTGCTGCTGTGATATGGGCTATGAGTTTTCTAATGAAAAATCCTAAAACAATGAAAAAAGTTCAAGATGAAATAAGAAGCTTAATTGGGAAAAGGGGTTTTGTAGATGAAGACGATATTCAACAATTGCCTTATCTTAAAGCTGTGGTGAAAGAGATGATGAGACTGCAACCAACAGTTCCATTGCTAGTCCCAAGAGAAACAGTTCACAAGTGCACTTTAGGTGAGTATGAAATAGCTGAAAAAACACTAGTTTACGTGAATGCATGGGCAATTGGGAGGGATCCTGAAGCTTGGGAGAAGCCATTGGAGTTCCGTCCAGAGAGATTTTTGGATACTTGTATTGACATGAAAGGACAGGATTATGAGTTAATACCATTTGGAGCTGGCAGGAGAATTTGTCCTGGAATATTTATGGGAATTGCCAATGTGGAGCTTTCACTCGCTAATCTTCTTTACAAATTTGATTGGGAAATGCCTGATGGGATGAAAAGGGAGGACATAGACACCGATAATGTCCTGCCAGGAATTGCTGTGCACAAGAGGGAGCACCTCTGCTTGATGGCAAAGAAATATATCTAA